In Fimbriimonadaceae bacterium, the following are encoded in one genomic region:
- a CDS encoding efflux RND transporter permease subunit: MKTGFAGKLAAAFVNSKLTPLIILASLLLGLFAVLKTPREEEPQIVVPMADVIVQMPGASSKEVERRVTAPMEKLIWEIPGVEYVYSTSSPGQSMVVVRFLVGQDQERAFVRLREKLQGHFDLIPPGASQPIIKARSIDDVPVLALTLHSQTVDSYTLRQVASRVEQAIKSVPNVSETMIIGGRKRELRVILDRSRLAGYGLSPSDVLRALGSANQSGDAGHFAEDNSEIVVKAGGFFKSTSDVESAVVASMDGKSIQVSDVARVEDGPEEAKNYVLFGTGPASSEPATTALEPAVTISVAKRQGVNAIDVVHGVLAKVDSLKGTIIPGDVRVTVTRNYGETSAEKSGELLFHMAIAVVSVTILIALVLGRRESIVVLTAIPVTLALTLLVFYLYGFTLNRITLFALIFSIGILVDDAIVVVENIVRHLRMPSAKEQGVVKTAILAVDEVGNPTILATFAVIAAILPMAFVGGLMGPYMRPIPVGASAAMIFSLLIAFIVTPWAAVRILKNGGKGKHGHDEEGPEDVLTRMYRRIMTPLLRSWKVRTLFFSIIALLLVGAMSLVAIKAVTVKMLPFDNKNEFQVIVDMPTGTTLEQTAAVARTLADYGAKVPEVTDYQIYIGAASPYNFNGLVRHYFMRSASYQADIQVNLTNKGERKAQSHDIVKRIRADLTRIASRYGARIKVAEVPPGPPVLETLVAEVYGPNEETRRDVASKVKQIFSTTDGVSDVDWYMDDDQTTFRFEVDKEKAALAGVSVQAINDNLAAALSGQAVGLFHDEGSREDVPIMARLPRSQRSGLDQLEQLQVRSSSGAMIPLSDLTTIREVKTDKSIYHKNLLPVIYITGDVVGRQESPVYAILKMNQELDKMELPDDVRLNVLSTHLPETTDHPAMKWDGEWHITYEVFRDLGLAFAVVLVLIYILVVAWFQDFKTPVVIMAPIPLTLVGILPAHALMGAFFTATSMIGFIAGAGIIVRNSIILVDFVELRRRQGSSLEQAVIDAGAIRFRPMLLTAAAVIVGSFVILFDPIFQGLAIALMAGEIASTLLSRLTVPVLYFLSASKWEKGRADA, from the coding sequence ATGAAGACCGGCTTCGCAGGCAAGCTCGCGGCGGCGTTCGTCAACAGCAAACTCACCCCGCTCATCATCCTCGCTTCCCTGCTCCTCGGGCTCTTCGCCGTCCTGAAGACCCCTCGCGAGGAGGAACCGCAGATCGTCGTGCCGATGGCGGACGTGATCGTCCAAATGCCCGGCGCATCCTCAAAGGAGGTCGAGCGTCGGGTCACCGCGCCGATGGAGAAGCTGATCTGGGAGATTCCGGGCGTCGAGTACGTCTACTCCACCAGCAGCCCCGGCCAGTCGATGGTCGTCGTCCGGTTCCTCGTGGGACAGGACCAGGAGCGGGCCTTCGTCCGGCTGCGGGAGAAGCTCCAGGGACATTTCGATCTCATCCCGCCTGGGGCGTCCCAACCCATCATCAAGGCCCGGTCGATCGACGACGTGCCCGTTCTCGCCCTGACCCTCCACAGCCAGACCGTGGACTCCTACACGCTGCGCCAGGTGGCGTCACGGGTGGAGCAAGCGATCAAGAGCGTTCCCAACGTGAGCGAGACGATGATCATCGGAGGGCGCAAGCGCGAGCTCCGCGTGATCCTGGACCGTTCCCGGTTGGCGGGCTATGGATTGAGTCCCTCCGATGTCCTGCGCGCCCTCGGCTCAGCCAATCAGTCGGGCGATGCGGGGCACTTCGCCGAAGACAACAGCGAAATCGTCGTCAAGGCGGGCGGCTTCTTCAAGTCGACGTCCGACGTCGAGAGCGCCGTGGTCGCCTCCATGGACGGAAAGTCGATCCAAGTGTCCGACGTGGCACGCGTCGAGGACGGTCCTGAAGAAGCGAAGAACTACGTGCTCTTCGGCACGGGTCCGGCCAGCAGCGAACCAGCGACGACCGCGCTGGAACCCGCCGTGACCATCAGTGTCGCCAAGCGCCAAGGCGTGAACGCGATCGACGTCGTCCACGGCGTCCTCGCCAAGGTGGACTCCCTCAAGGGCACGATCATCCCCGGCGACGTGCGCGTGACGGTCACCCGCAACTACGGCGAGACCTCGGCCGAAAAATCGGGCGAACTGCTCTTCCACATGGCCATCGCCGTGGTCTCCGTGACCATCCTCATCGCCCTCGTGCTCGGTCGGCGCGAGTCGATCGTCGTGCTCACGGCCATCCCGGTCACGCTCGCCCTGACGCTGCTGGTCTTCTACCTCTACGGATTCACGCTCAACCGGATCACCCTCTTCGCGCTCATCTTCTCGATCGGCATTCTCGTGGACGACGCCATTGTGGTGGTCGAAAACATCGTGCGCCACCTCCGCATGCCCAGCGCCAAGGAGCAAGGCGTGGTGAAGACCGCGATCCTCGCCGTGGACGAGGTGGGCAACCCCACGATTCTCGCGACATTCGCCGTCATCGCCGCCATCCTCCCCATGGCCTTCGTCGGCGGCCTCATGGGCCCCTACATGCGCCCAATCCCCGTCGGCGCATCCGCCGCGATGATCTTCTCGCTGCTCATCGCCTTCATCGTCACGCCCTGGGCGGCCGTGCGCATCCTCAAGAACGGCGGCAAGGGCAAACACGGGCACGACGAGGAGGGCCCCGAAGATGTCCTCACCCGGATGTACCGCCGGATCATGACGCCGCTCCTCCGCTCGTGGAAGGTCCGCACGCTCTTCTTCTCGATCATCGCGCTGCTTCTGGTGGGCGCGATGTCGCTGGTCGCCATCAAGGCCGTGACGGTCAAGATGCTCCCGTTCGACAACAAGAACGAGTTCCAAGTGATCGTGGACATGCCGACGGGCACGACCCTCGAGCAGACGGCTGCGGTCGCACGCACGCTCGCCGACTACGGCGCGAAGGTGCCGGAGGTCACGGACTACCAGATCTACATCGGAGCCGCGAGCCCCTACAACTTCAACGGTCTGGTCCGGCACTACTTCATGCGCAGCGCGAGCTACCAAGCCGACATCCAGGTCAACCTCACCAACAAGGGCGAGCGCAAGGCGCAAAGCCACGACATCGTGAAGCGCATCCGCGCGGATCTCACCCGCATCGCCTCCCGCTACGGCGCACGCATCAAAGTCGCGGAGGTGCCGCCGGGGCCGCCGGTGCTCGAGACCCTCGTCGCCGAGGTCTACGGCCCCAACGAGGAAACCCGACGCGACGTGGCGAGCAAAGTGAAGCAGATCTTCAGCACGACCGACGGCGTCTCTGATGTCGACTGGTACATGGACGACGACCAGACCACGTTCCGGTTCGAGGTGGACAAGGAGAAGGCCGCGCTCGCAGGAGTGAGCGTGCAGGCGATCAACGACAACCTCGCCGCTGCGCTCTCGGGCCAGGCGGTCGGGCTCTTCCACGACGAGGGGTCCCGGGAAGACGTACCGATCATGGCGCGACTCCCTCGCTCGCAACGCAGCGGTCTGGACCAGCTCGAGCAGCTCCAAGTGCGAAGTTCGAGCGGGGCGATGATTCCCCTGAGCGATCTCACCACGATCCGCGAGGTGAAGACCGACAAGAGCATCTACCACAAGAATCTCTTGCCCGTCATCTACATCACCGGGGACGTGGTCGGTCGGCAGGAGAGTCCCGTCTACGCGATCCTGAAGATGAACCAGGAACTCGACAAGATGGAGCTTCCGGACGACGTGCGCCTCAACGTCCTGTCCACGCACCTGCCCGAGACCACGGATCACCCTGCGATGAAGTGGGACGGCGAGTGGCACATCACCTACGAGGTGTTCCGCGACCTGGGACTGGCCTTCGCGGTCGTCCTCGTCCTGATCTACATCCTTGTGGTGGCGTGGTTCCAGGACTTCAAGACGCCTGTCGTGATCATGGCGCCGATCCCCCTCACGCTGGTCGGCATCCTTCCCGCCCACGCGTTGATGGGAGCGTTTTTCACGGCGACGTCGATGATCGGGTTCATCGCCGGAGCGGGGATCATCGTTCGCAACTCGATCATCCTCGTCGACTTCGTCGAGCTGCGCAGGCGACAGGGTTCGTCGCTGGAGCAGGCGGTGATCGACGCAGGCGCGATCCGATTTCGCCCGATGCTCCTGACGGCGGCGGCGGTGATCGTCGGCTCGTTCGTGATCTTGTTCGACCCGATCTTCCAGGGTTTGGCCATCGCGCTGATGGCGGGCGAAATCGCCTCGACGCTGCTCTCGCGCCTCACCGTGCCGGTGCTCTACTTCCTTTCGGCAAGCAAGTGGGAGAAAGGGAGGGCTGACGCTTGA
- a CDS encoding efflux RND transporter periplasmic adaptor subunit encodes MKKLQWTGIAIFAAAGAGLIAGCGPKETPSKPQEAARTVDAQILTVGQSEAAEGTLVTGTVRAQFETTLASKVMGRVEKVVGREGDNVKRGQLLVGIDSRELQAAVNLAGANYQASVVAVDSAKTSATMEERTSQARIAQAESGVRQAQAQLAAAEARRDLAVAGPRTQEVAQTHIAVVQAESNLKLAKIELDRATQLVNVGAIARRDLDVARNRYELAKGQYDAALQSESIAKEGSRSQEIRAAEEAVSQARAGLEQSRSALAQAKASALQVDVSRKTVDVTHAQVRQADAALRSATVGLSYTKVVAPFDGRIVQRMVDPGAMASPGVPLLAIEGGTYRLEAVVPESLIATVRMGDTSPIELDALPGKILQGRVVEIVPQGDAVSHSFIVKFVLEASSGVKSGMFGRARIRSGTVPRMLIPTSATWEREGLHYVYAVNDQGIARLRIVTLGEAFGGQVEVLSGLGKGDRIVLAPISDVADGDKVAAGQP; translated from the coding sequence ATGAAGAAGCTTCAATGGACAGGAATCGCCATCTTCGCCGCGGCGGGTGCCGGCCTGATCGCTGGATGCGGACCTAAGGAGACCCCTTCCAAGCCGCAGGAGGCGGCGCGGACGGTGGACGCCCAGATACTCACGGTGGGCCAGTCGGAAGCGGCCGAGGGCACCCTCGTCACCGGAACCGTCCGAGCGCAGTTCGAAACCACGCTCGCCTCGAAAGTGATGGGCAGGGTCGAGAAGGTGGTCGGACGCGAGGGGGACAACGTCAAACGGGGCCAACTACTGGTCGGGATCGACTCGCGCGAACTCCAAGCCGCCGTCAACCTGGCCGGCGCCAACTACCAGGCTTCCGTGGTCGCCGTCGACAGCGCCAAGACCAGCGCGACGATGGAAGAGCGGACGAGCCAAGCCCGCATCGCCCAAGCGGAATCCGGCGTTCGCCAAGCCCAAGCCCAACTTGCCGCGGCGGAGGCCCGCCGCGACCTGGCCGTCGCAGGCCCCAGGACCCAGGAGGTGGCCCAGACGCACATCGCCGTCGTGCAGGCCGAGTCCAATCTCAAACTCGCGAAGATCGAACTCGATCGAGCCACCCAGCTCGTCAACGTCGGGGCGATCGCGCGGCGCGACTTGGACGTCGCGCGAAATCGATACGAGCTGGCCAAGGGCCAGTACGACGCGGCGCTCCAAAGCGAGTCGATCGCCAAGGAAGGTTCCCGCTCCCAAGAAATCCGCGCCGCCGAGGAGGCCGTCAGCCAAGCCCGAGCCGGCCTCGAGCAATCGCGATCCGCACTTGCCCAGGCCAAAGCGTCGGCCCTTCAGGTCGACGTGAGTCGAAAGACGGTCGACGTCACGCACGCCCAGGTGAGGCAGGCCGACGCGGCGCTTCGTTCGGCGACGGTGGGGCTCTCCTACACGAAGGTCGTTGCGCCCTTCGATGGCCGCATCGTCCAGCGCATGGTCGATCCCGGAGCGATGGCCAGTCCGGGCGTGCCCCTGTTGGCAATCGAAGGAGGTACCTACCGCCTCGAGGCGGTGGTCCCCGAGTCCCTGATCGCCACGGTCCGGATGGGAGACACGTCGCCGATCGAACTTGATGCGCTGCCGGGCAAGATTCTCCAAGGTCGCGTCGTCGAAATCGTCCCCCAGGGCGACGCGGTGTCGCACAGCTTCATCGTAAAGTTCGTGCTGGAAGCCAGCTCCGGCGTGAAGTCGGGAATGTTCGGGCGCGCCCGCATCCGGTCCGGGACCGTGCCGCGGATGCTGATTCCGACAAGCGCGACCTGGGAACGGGAGGGTCTGCACTACGTCTATGCGGTCAACGATCAGGGCATCGCGCGGCTGAGGATCGTCACCCTCGGAGAGGCTTTCGGCGGTCAAGTGGAGGTGCTTTCAGGCCTCGGAAAGGGCGATCGCATCGTGCTCGCTCCCATCTCCGACGTTGCCGACGGCGACAAGGTCGCGGCTGGCCAACCATGA
- a CDS encoding DUF2892 domain-containing protein, whose amino-acid sequence MKQAVHTDAFPHSKPADRRLDRQTHLVAGLMLGAAFLLAGWVDPRWIYLALLPTFGLLLDALTGVCPMTLLLKRMPWNAK is encoded by the coding sequence ATGAAGCAAGCCGTTCACACCGACGCATTTCCCCATTCAAAGCCGGCGGACCGCCGCCTCGACCGCCAGACGCACCTGGTTGCCGGGCTGATGTTGGGAGCCGCCTTTCTGCTGGCCGGATGGGTGGACCCCCGATGGATCTATCTGGCCCTGCTGCCAACTTTCGGGCTCCTGCTCGACGCCTTGACGGGCGTTTGTCCCATGACCCTGCTGTTG